The following proteins come from a genomic window of Kitasatospora sp. NBC_01246:
- a CDS encoding ABC transporter ATP-binding protein has product MASVTYDKATRVYPGSDKPSVDALDLEIADGEFLVLVGPSGCGKSTSLRMLAGLEDVNAGAIRIGDRDVTHLPPKDRDIAMVFQNYALYPHMTVAENMGFALKIAGVNKTEIRTKVEEAAKILDLTEYLDRKPKALSGGQRQRVAMGRAIVREPQVFLMDEPLSNLDAKLRVSTRTQIAGLQRRLGITTVYVTHDQTEALTMGDRVAVLKGGVLQQVDTPRNMYDRPANLFVAGFIGSPAMNLIDVPLVDGGVKFGGSIVNISREDLSGAGTDKSVTVGVRPEHFEIVPAGGIEGVAVTVNVVEELGSDGFVYGTTKLGGEDKDLVVRVHGRQIPQRGETIHVVPIANETHVFSTSSGARLSN; this is encoded by the coding sequence ATGGCTTCTGTGACGTACGACAAGGCGACCCGTGTCTACCCCGGGTCCGACAAGCCCTCCGTGGACGCGCTGGACCTGGAGATCGCGGACGGTGAGTTCCTCGTCCTGGTCGGCCCCTCCGGCTGTGGCAAGTCCACCAGCCTCCGGATGCTGGCCGGCCTGGAGGACGTGAACGCCGGCGCGATCCGCATCGGTGACCGCGACGTCACGCACCTGCCGCCGAAGGACCGGGACATCGCCATGGTGTTCCAGAACTACGCGCTCTACCCGCACATGACCGTCGCGGAGAACATGGGCTTCGCGCTCAAGATCGCGGGCGTCAACAAGACCGAGATCCGCACCAAGGTCGAAGAGGCCGCGAAGATCCTCGACCTCACCGAGTACCTGGACCGCAAGCCGAAGGCGCTCTCCGGCGGTCAGCGCCAGCGTGTCGCGATGGGCCGCGCGATCGTCCGCGAGCCGCAGGTCTTCCTGATGGACGAGCCGCTGTCGAACCTCGACGCCAAGCTCCGCGTCTCCACCCGCACCCAGATCGCGGGCCTGCAGCGCCGCCTGGGCATCACCACCGTGTACGTCACCCACGACCAGACCGAGGCGCTCACCATGGGCGACCGCGTCGCGGTGCTCAAGGGCGGCGTGCTGCAGCAGGTCGACACCCCGCGCAACATGTACGACCGGCCCGCCAACCTCTTCGTGGCCGGCTTCATCGGCTCGCCCGCGATGAACCTGATCGACGTGCCGCTGGTGGACGGCGGGGTGAAGTTCGGCGGCTCGATCGTCAACATCTCCCGCGAGGACCTCTCCGGCGCCGGCACCGACAAGTCGGTGACCGTCGGCGTCCGCCCGGAGCACTTCGAGATCGTCCCGGCCGGCGGCATCGAGGGCGTCGCCGTGACCGTCAACGTGGTCGAGGAGCTCGGCTCGGACGGCTTCGTCTACGGCACCACCAAGCTCGGCGGCGAGGACAAGGACCTGGTCGTGCGCGTGCACGGCCGCCAGATCCCGCAGCGCGGCGAGACCATCCACGTCGTGCCGATCGCCAACGAGACCCACGTGTTCTCCACCAGCAGCGGTGCCCGCCTGAGCAACTGA
- a CDS encoding methylated-DNA--[protein]-cysteine S-methyltransferase, with product MSQPTAMSWMTVETPLPSGPMHIAVTPLGVAAAGYLGQPGERPPCTDRSKIDAVTGRIAEYLAGGRRELGLPIDWSLSTGPHRAVLRTLWHEVPFGRTITYGELAARSGVFEGVTEPGLAARTVGQMMAANPVALLVPCHRVVAADGIGGFGGGRVGIDVKRWLLTLEGVLEPTLDWDGPL from the coding sequence GTGTCACAGCCCACGGCGATGTCCTGGATGACGGTGGAGACGCCGCTGCCGAGCGGTCCGATGCACATCGCGGTGACGCCGCTGGGAGTGGCCGCCGCGGGCTACCTGGGGCAGCCGGGCGAGCGGCCGCCGTGCACCGACCGGTCGAAGATCGACGCGGTCACCGGGCGGATAGCCGAGTACCTGGCGGGCGGGCGGCGGGAGTTGGGGCTGCCCATCGACTGGAGCCTGAGCACCGGACCGCATCGCGCGGTGCTGCGGACGCTCTGGCACGAGGTGCCGTTCGGGCGGACCATCACCTACGGCGAACTGGCGGCCCGCAGCGGGGTGTTCGAGGGTGTCACGGAGCCGGGACTGGCGGCCAGGACGGTCGGGCAGATGATGGCGGCCAATCCGGTCGCGCTGCTGGTGCCGTGCCACCGCGTGGTGGCGGCGGACGGCATCGGCGGATTCGGCGGCGGCCGGGTCGGGATCGACGTCAAGCGCTGGCTGCTCACCCTGGAGGGCGTGCTGGAGCCGACGCTGGACTGGGACGGCCCGCTGTAG
- a CDS encoding family 2B encapsulin nanocompartment shell protein, with translation MSTETNVGIPAPGGTPQSGSQQSLGTAGARNLATTTKSAPQMQGISPRWLLRMLPWVQVSGGTYRVNRRLRYAVGRGRVSVVQTGSEVRIVPPTLREVPVLRGFEDDAVLEALAGRFVQRDFSAGEVLVTAGTPIDEVLIIAHGKLDRWGTGKYGEEVVLGSLADGDHLGDEVLQREDGSWPYAVKAATAGTLLALSWPSFQELAERSEALQLQIMDYLAGFQQAQNKHGEAAIELSAGHHGEYELPGAFVDYELKPREYELSVAQTVLKVHSRVADLYNQPMNQTEHQLRLTIEALRERQEAELINNPEFGLLRNAAYEQRIQTHSGPPTPDDMDELLSRRRGTKMFLAHPKAIAAIGRECNRRGLYPDTVEVQGKPVFAWRGVPVFPCNKIPVVGGHTSSILALRTGEDNQGVIGLHQTGIPDEYQPSLSVRFMGISEKAVISYLVSAYYSAAILVPDAVGVLENVDVAHHHD, from the coding sequence ATGTCGACCGAAACCAACGTCGGTATTCCTGCGCCGGGCGGTACACCGCAATCCGGTTCGCAGCAGAGCCTCGGTACGGCCGGCGCGAGGAACCTCGCGACGACCACCAAGTCCGCGCCGCAGATGCAGGGCATCAGCCCGCGCTGGCTGCTCAGGATGCTGCCGTGGGTCCAGGTCTCCGGCGGTACCTACCGGGTCAACCGGCGCCTGCGGTACGCGGTCGGCCGCGGCCGGGTGAGTGTCGTCCAGACGGGCTCCGAGGTGAGGATCGTCCCACCCACCCTGCGCGAGGTGCCGGTGCTGCGCGGGTTCGAGGACGACGCGGTGCTGGAGGCGCTGGCCGGTCGCTTCGTCCAACGCGATTTCTCCGCCGGTGAGGTCCTGGTCACGGCGGGGACGCCGATCGACGAGGTCCTCATCATCGCGCACGGCAAGCTCGACCGGTGGGGAACGGGCAAGTACGGCGAAGAGGTGGTGCTCGGCTCCCTCGCCGACGGCGACCACCTGGGCGACGAGGTGCTCCAGCGCGAGGACGGCAGCTGGCCGTACGCGGTGAAGGCCGCCACCGCGGGCACGCTGCTGGCGCTCTCCTGGCCGTCGTTCCAGGAGCTCGCGGAGCGTTCCGAGGCACTGCAGCTGCAGATCATGGACTACCTGGCGGGCTTCCAGCAGGCGCAGAACAAGCACGGCGAGGCGGCGATCGAGCTCTCCGCCGGGCACCACGGCGAGTACGAGCTGCCCGGCGCCTTCGTGGACTACGAGCTGAAGCCGCGCGAGTACGAGCTGAGCGTCGCCCAGACGGTGCTGAAGGTGCACAGCCGGGTCGCCGACCTCTACAACCAGCCGATGAACCAGACCGAGCACCAGCTCCGGCTGACCATCGAGGCGCTGCGCGAGCGCCAGGAGGCCGAGCTGATCAACAACCCGGAGTTCGGGCTCCTGCGGAACGCCGCGTACGAGCAGCGGATCCAGACCCACTCCGGCCCGCCCACCCCGGACGACATGGACGAGCTGCTGAGCCGGCGCCGCGGCACCAAGATGTTCCTCGCCCACCCCAAGGCGATCGCCGCCATCGGCCGGGAGTGCAACCGCCGCGGCCTCTACCCGGACACCGTCGAGGTCCAGGGCAAGCCGGTGTTCGCCTGGCGGGGGGTGCCGGTCTTCCCGTGCAACAAGATCCCGGTCGTCGGTGGTCACACCAGCTCGATCCTCGCGCTGCGCACCGGCGAGGACAACCAGGGTGTCATCGGGCTGCACCAGACCGGAATTCCCGATGAATACCAGCCGAGCCTCTCGGTGCGGTTCATGGGGATCAGCGAGAAGGCCGTCATTTCCTATCTCGTCAGCGCCTACTACTCCGCCGCCATTCTGGTGCCCGACGCGGTGGGCGTGCTGGAGAACGTCGACGTCGCGCACCACCACGACTGA
- a CDS encoding nucleotidyltransferase family protein yields MTADSGSAADITSAQAPQAPQAPQTAQAPQPSAAPPGTTAVTQAVILAGGQGSRLRPYTDDRPKPLVEIPGTGTPILGHQLSWLASEGVTDVVISCGHLAGVLEEWLDRTDLPLKVRTVVEAEPLGRGGGLKYAAKALPRPDEPWYATNGDIWTRFSLRDMAAFHHERDAVATLALARPRIPWGAVETDQFGNVLDFIEAPPSPFLINAGLYVFSPEFAELLPDVGDHERTTFPQLARGKRLAGYQLPQGVYWRAIDTAKDLTEAAKELAAGAGHTPR; encoded by the coding sequence ATGACCGCTGACTCCGGCTCCGCCGCCGACATCACGTCCGCCCAGGCACCGCAGGCACCACAGGCTCCGCAGACGGCTCAGGCACCACAGCCGTCGGCGGCCCCGCCCGGTACGACGGCCGTCACCCAGGCCGTCATCCTGGCCGGCGGCCAGGGCTCCCGGCTGCGGCCCTACACGGACGACCGGCCGAAGCCGCTGGTCGAGATCCCCGGCACGGGAACGCCGATCCTCGGACACCAGCTCTCCTGGCTCGCCTCCGAGGGCGTCACCGACGTGGTCATCTCGTGCGGTCACCTGGCCGGCGTGCTGGAGGAGTGGCTCGACCGGACCGACCTGCCGCTGAAGGTCCGCACCGTCGTCGAGGCCGAACCGCTGGGCCGCGGCGGCGGTCTGAAGTACGCCGCCAAGGCGCTGCCCCGGCCGGACGAGCCCTGGTACGCCACCAACGGCGACATCTGGACCCGCTTCAGCCTGCGCGACATGGCCGCCTTCCACCACGAGCGGGACGCCGTAGCGACGCTCGCCCTGGCCCGTCCGCGCATCCCGTGGGGCGCGGTGGAGACGGACCAGTTCGGCAACGTGCTGGACTTCATCGAGGCGCCGCCCTCGCCCTTCCTGATCAACGCCGGCCTGTACGTCTTCAGCCCGGAGTTCGCCGAGCTGCTGCCGGACGTCGGGGACCACGAGCGGACCACGTTCCCCCAACTCGCGCGCGGCAAGCGCCTGGCGGGGTACCAGCTGCCGCAGGGCGTCTACTGGCGCGCCATCGACACCGCGAAGGACCTCACCGAGGCGGCCAAGGAACTCGCCGCCGGAGCCGGCCACACGCCCCGGTAA
- a CDS encoding ATP-grasp domain-containing protein, whose amino-acid sequence MSAPVRVWLNRTYAENVFFIEQLRAAPRPVRIHATHVDADSPVLAAADHATLEPGDLPPDAYVAYALDYCARHAIDVFLPRLNQLAISLHHQEFEAIGTALVCPPATAIAAFDSKADGYAAIAAAGLPTPPWWLVRSADDLLAAVDRIESAGLTACLKPASGAGGEGFRMLTREPFGLHRLAGWDSRVQVDQVAAALAAADEPADLLVMPYLEGPEISVDCLGDRDGTLLAAVGRSKHRRRRSFTTAPRYLEPTRRLIESVGMSFLSNVQFRHLAGEPVVIDVNTRPSGGLHQLRLCGLNLPWNAVQLALGERPDTVPTGDPAGIDYTLVSGIQPVLPRQGSFDRGPAAVELVH is encoded by the coding sequence ATGAGTGCCCCCGTACGTGTCTGGCTCAACCGCACCTACGCCGAGAACGTCTTCTTCATCGAACAGTTGCGCGCCGCGCCGCGCCCCGTCCGGATCCACGCGACCCACGTCGACGCCGACTCCCCGGTGCTCGCCGCCGCCGACCACGCCACCCTGGAACCGGGCGACCTCCCCCCGGACGCCTACGTCGCCTACGCGCTCGACTACTGCGCCCGCCACGCGATCGACGTCTTCCTGCCCCGGCTCAACCAGCTCGCGATCTCGCTGCACCACCAGGAGTTCGAGGCGATCGGCACCGCCCTCGTCTGCCCGCCCGCCACCGCCATCGCGGCCTTCGACAGCAAGGCCGACGGCTACGCGGCGATCGCCGCCGCCGGACTGCCCACCCCGCCGTGGTGGCTGGTCCGGAGCGCCGACGACCTGCTCGCCGCCGTCGACCGGATCGAGTCCGCCGGGCTCACCGCCTGCCTCAAGCCCGCTTCCGGCGCCGGCGGCGAGGGCTTCCGGATGCTCACCCGCGAGCCCTTCGGCCTGCACCGGCTGGCCGGCTGGGACAGCCGGGTCCAGGTCGACCAGGTGGCCGCCGCGCTGGCGGCCGCCGACGAGCCGGCCGACCTGCTGGTGATGCCCTACCTGGAGGGTCCCGAGATATCGGTCGACTGCCTCGGCGACCGCGACGGCACCCTGCTCGCCGCGGTCGGCCGCAGCAAGCACCGGCGCCGCCGGAGCTTCACCACCGCGCCGCGGTACCTGGAGCCCACCCGCCGGCTGATCGAGTCCGTCGGGATGTCCTTCCTGTCCAACGTGCAGTTCCGCCACCTGGCCGGGGAGCCGGTGGTCATCGACGTCAACACCCGCCCCTCCGGAGGTCTGCACCAGCTGCGCCTGTGCGGCCTCAACCTGCCGTGGAACGCGGTGCAGTTGGCGCTCGGCGAGCGGCCGGACACCGTGCCCACCGGGGATCCGGCCGGGATCGACTACACCCTGGTCTCCGGGATCCAGCCGGTCCTGCCGCGCCAGGGTTCGTTCGACCGCGGTCCGGCCGCGGTCGAACTCGTGCACTGA